In the Pyrolobus fumarii 1A genome, one interval contains:
- a CDS encoding RsmB/NOP family class I SAM-dependent RNA methyltransferase: protein MPTSWRLTAVAVHLSLLEMERVKPAAWAARRVLKRLGLAGKPVDRFVTGVVTGVARSIGLVDRVCERLWPGVCQGNPRARAALRALVYIALIDDKMRGVAREKLLEELSRIATKTAGISDPLGRLRGVKLEDVADPVEARWRVARWIYEGLVEAWGRDEAESILGWFSGGRSIHWLRVNTLRVDDPERVIGAVLGSARGRASVSRRVPNVVAVRGPLPQPVTHMLDEGILVAQDESAAAAPYLLRPKPRETIVDMCAAPGGKTSLLAEITRLRARIVSVEVSASRARAMRERLERLGADNVEVLVMDGRRAPEELGEGIADAVLLDPPCTSTGVLDKSPDARWQEPEALERLSRLQWELLEASWRLLRRGGRLLYVTCSLLPEENEEIIKRFLAEHPEARLEPLHSPYEPSPLLPGAMRAWPHRHETGGMFYALLWKR from the coding sequence ATGCCAACCTCCTGGAGGCTCACGGCTGTCGCGGTGCACCTCTCGCTGCTGGAGATGGAGCGTGTCAAGCCCGCCGCGTGGGCAGCTAGGAGGGTGTTGAAGAGGCTCGGCTTGGCGGGCAAGCCTGTTGACAGGTTTGTGACCGGTGTGGTTACCGGGGTTGCTAGGAGCATCGGCCTCGTTGACCGTGTGTGCGAGAGGCTCTGGCCCGGGGTTTGCCAGGGGAACCCCCGGGCTAGGGCGGCGCTGAGGGCTCTCGTCTACATCGCTCTTATCGATGATAAGATGAGGGGCGTTGCTCGCGAGAAGCTTCTCGAGGAGCTCTCGAGGATCGCGACAAAGACGGCTGGCATCAGTGATCCGCTGGGGAGGCTGCGGGGTGTTAAGCTCGAGGATGTGGCGGACCCCGTGGAGGCTAGGTGGAGGGTCGCCAGGTGGATCTACGAGGGGCTTGTCGAGGCCTGGGGGAGGGACGAAGCGGAGAGCATCCTAGGCTGGTTTAGCGGGGGGAGGAGCATCCACTGGCTGCGCGTTAACACGCTCAGAGTTGACGATCCAGAGCGGGTCATCGGGGCGGTGTTGGGCTCTGCCCGTGGTAGGGCTAGCGTGAGCCGCCGAGTGCCCAATGTCGTTGCAGTGAGGGGGCCTCTCCCCCAGCCCGTCACCCACATGTTGGATGAGGGTATCCTCGTGGCGCAGGATGAGTCTGCGGCTGCCGCGCCCTACCTGCTACGCCCCAAGCCTCGCGAGACGATAGTCGATATGTGTGCGGCGCCAGGGGGCAAGACGAGCCTCCTCGCGGAGATAACGAGGCTACGCGCCAGGATCGTCTCGGTGGAGGTCAGCGCGTCTAGAGCCAGAGCTATGCGCGAGAGACTCGAGAGGCTAGGCGCGGATAACGTGGAGGTGCTCGTGATGGATGGTAGGAGGGCACCGGAGGAGCTCGGGGAGGGCATTGCTGATGCCGTCCTCCTTGACCCCCCGTGCACATCCACCGGCGTCCTCGACAAGAGCCCAGACGCCAGGTGGCAAGAGCCGGAGGCCCTCGAGAGGCTATCGAGGCTCCAGTGGGAGCTGCTAGAGGCGTCCTGGAGGCTGCTGAGGAGAGGCGGGAGACTACTCTACGTCACTTGTAGCCTACTCCCCGAGGAGAACGAGGAGATAATCAAGAGGTTCCTCGCTGAGCATCCCGAGGCAAGGCTAGAGCCGCTGCACTCACCCTACGAGCCCAGCCCCCTCCTCCCCGGAGCGATGAGAGCGTGGCCACACCGCCATGAGACCGGTGGCATGTTCTACGCGCTGCTCTGGAAGCGTTGA
- a CDS encoding deoxyribonuclease IV, which translates to MPERIRFGPAGKPVGMKSGDYVKAIEYVANEGLDALEYEAVRGVRISEKKAVEIKRAALEHGILLSMHAPYFINLASPNEDTVKKSQQRLLDALKAANWMGAYVVVFHPGYYKDNPSKEAALKRVIENLKPVVEQAKQLGIKGVELGPETTGKRAQVGDIDEVITICREVEMCRPVVDWAHIYARYRGQHVTSIDQVLKVIEKIEKELGSRAVNPLHTHFSRIEYGEGGEREHHTLDEAEYGPEFRIVCEAYKQAGIRAVIISESPILDQDALKMKKICCEELGYC; encoded by the coding sequence GTGCCGGAGAGGATACGCTTCGGACCAGCGGGTAAGCCGGTCGGCATGAAGAGTGGCGACTATGTCAAGGCTATCGAGTATGTGGCGAACGAGGGTCTCGACGCACTCGAGTATGAGGCGGTGCGCGGCGTGCGTATCAGCGAGAAGAAGGCTGTTGAGATAAAGAGGGCTGCCTTGGAGCACGGTATCCTTCTCTCGATGCACGCGCCCTACTTCATCAACCTAGCGTCGCCCAACGAGGACACCGTTAAGAAGAGCCAACAGAGGCTTCTCGACGCGCTCAAGGCGGCTAACTGGATGGGCGCCTATGTGGTCGTCTTCCACCCGGGCTACTACAAGGACAACCCGAGTAAAGAAGCCGCCCTCAAGAGGGTGATCGAGAACCTGAAGCCCGTTGTAGAGCAGGCTAAGCAGCTCGGGATCAAGGGTGTCGAGCTGGGCCCCGAGACTACCGGGAAGAGAGCCCAGGTCGGCGATATAGACGAGGTGATCACAATCTGCAGGGAGGTTGAGATGTGCCGCCCGGTGGTAGACTGGGCGCACATCTACGCCAGGTACCGGGGCCAACACGTGACCAGCATCGACCAGGTGCTCAAGGTGATAGAGAAGATTGAGAAGGAGCTTGGGAGTCGCGCTGTCAACCCGCTACACACTCACTTCTCGCGCATCGAGTACGGGGAGGGAGGAGAGAGGGAGCACCATACGCTCGACGAGGCGGAGTATGGACCGGAGTTTAGGATAGTGTGTGAGGCTTACAAACAAGCCGGGATACGCGCAGTGATAATCTCGGAGAGCCCGATACTAGACCAGGACGCACTCAAGATGAAGAAGATTTGTTGCGAGGAGCTAGGCTACTGCTAG
- the gatB gene encoding Asp-tRNA(Asn)/Glu-tRNA(Gln) amidotransferase subunit GatB, producing the protein MVPLALRGCGWCPRPGNQVLPSHDDVKIGLEIHVQLTRLKTKLFCSCSADYRGAPPNTHVCPVCLGLPGSLPVVNEEALKLAIMTCLALNGKVARELRFVRKHYFYPDLPKSYQISQYDGPGGEPICKGGWVEYEYKGERRRARIRRINLEEDPGRIVLPGAVSPRLAPYVLVDYNRSGVALLEIVTEPDFREPGEARAFLEKLRSILEHLEVCDCGLEGALRVDANVSVGGGARVEIKNIGSIRDVERALAYEIARQKKLLEAGGTVRRETRHWDPVRRVTYTARAKEYEEDYRYMPDPNLPPIPIPESLVEKIRAEMPELPDQRLERMTRQYGIPAHIVRQMLVWKKLADFYEDVVKLYPENPSRTAAFLVNDMLGWLKESDLAELYTRVKPEHVAKLMRMLDEGKISLRQAKELIKPLLETGEDPEKLAEKLGMTRITDESYLRQVVEKVIRENPKAVKDALANPKAVNYLVGLVMKETRGRADPKLARKLLEEKLEEMRKANQ; encoded by the coding sequence ATGGTTCCCCTTGCTTTAAGGGGGTGTGGGTGGTGTCCACGCCCGGGTAACCAGGTTTTGCCGAGCCACGATGACGTTAAGATAGGCCTTGAGATACACGTGCAACTGACCAGGTTGAAAACCAAGCTGTTCTGCAGCTGTAGCGCCGATTATCGCGGTGCGCCCCCAAACACCCACGTGTGCCCCGTGTGTCTCGGGCTGCCGGGTAGCCTCCCGGTCGTCAACGAGGAGGCTTTGAAGCTCGCCATAATGACGTGCCTCGCCCTCAACGGCAAAGTCGCACGCGAGCTGCGCTTCGTGCGCAAGCACTACTTCTACCCGGATCTGCCGAAGAGCTACCAGATAAGCCAGTATGATGGTCCCGGCGGCGAGCCGATATGCAAGGGTGGCTGGGTCGAGTACGAGTATAAGGGCGAGCGGAGGAGGGCAAGGATACGCCGCATTAACCTCGAGGAGGATCCAGGCAGGATAGTCCTGCCGGGCGCAGTGAGCCCAAGGCTAGCCCCCTACGTCCTCGTCGACTATAATCGTAGCGGTGTCGCACTCCTGGAGATTGTGACTGAGCCGGACTTCCGCGAGCCGGGTGAGGCCAGAGCGTTTCTAGAGAAGCTGCGGAGCATCCTCGAGCACCTGGAGGTATGCGACTGTGGCCTCGAGGGCGCGTTGAGGGTAGACGCTAACGTGAGCGTTGGGGGCGGGGCGAGGGTAGAGATCAAGAACATCGGGTCTATCCGTGACGTTGAGAGGGCGCTTGCCTACGAGATAGCTAGGCAGAAGAAGCTGCTTGAGGCTGGTGGCACCGTCCGTAGGGAGACGAGGCACTGGGACCCGGTGAGGAGGGTAACGTACACTGCACGCGCCAAGGAGTACGAGGAGGACTACCGGTACATGCCTGACCCGAACCTGCCCCCAATCCCGATACCAGAGAGTCTCGTTGAGAAGATACGCGCTGAGATGCCAGAGCTACCCGACCAGCGCCTCGAGAGGATGACAAGGCAATACGGAATACCAGCGCACATCGTGAGACAGATGCTCGTCTGGAAGAAGCTCGCCGACTTCTACGAGGATGTTGTGAAGCTGTACCCCGAGAACCCCTCGAGAACCGCAGCGTTCCTCGTGAACGATATGCTCGGGTGGCTAAAGGAGAGCGACCTGGCAGAGCTCTACACGAGAGTCAAGCCAGAGCACGTAGCCAAGCTCATGAGGATGCTCGACGAGGGCAAGATATCACTGAGGCAGGCCAAGGAGCTGATAAAGCCGCTTCTCGAGACCGGCGAGGACCCAGAGAAACTCGCAGAGAAGCTAGGCATGACCAGGATAACCGACGAGAGCTACCTACGCCAGGTGGTAGAGAAGGTCATACGCGAGAACCCGAAGGCAGTGAAAGACGCGCTCGCCAACCCCAAGGCAGTCAACTACCTCGTGGGCCTGGTTATGAAGGAGACCCGGGGCCGCGCGGACCCAAAGCTAGCCAGGAAGCTCC